Genomic segment of Bemisia tabaci chromosome 9, PGI_BMITA_v3:
ACTTTGAACGGTAAAATTGAGTTTGAATGGAacatattattttcttttaattttgaaattattgaaagGAAAGGTATCGATAGGGTCCGTTATTGAGCCAACACAGAATTTACTCAATTCTACGATGTTTCGCTTTTTGATAGTCTACTTTAAACGGGATGCATCAtaatttgctcattttcagtATCTTTCCGGACCTGATACTGGACTAAACTTGGGTCTGTAGgccaattttggtgaaaaataatatttttgcaGGTTTGGCGTCTAATGCCAAAATATTCGTAGTTTCCCCCAAAATCGGCCTCCAGCTAGACCCGCACGTTTAGGTCACCGCGAAGAGACCGGAAGTGACCAAGTTATGaagcattccgtaaaatatagatgttcaatgagcaaaaaatcgtaaagttgaggaaattcagggtaaGGCAAAAAACAGTCCGCCTTAAATCGATACcccacactgaaagaaaaatctcggtgtatttactaagaaaatggtaatattaccaagaattcagggttctatttgatcccagttttttcttggtaaaattaccatttatggaattggtagttttaccgagaaatctcggtaaaattattgaactttctccgtaatttcactggaccttgctaaaaacgccaatattttttatcgactgtggtagaaataccgagataaaatggcaaagttaccgggaattgattaccaataaaagttgtattcttacctgaaaaaaaacagtaaaaataccggtttttaagtaagtttaccggtctgtcttggtaaaattaccaataatcggtaaaaaagtgagatggtaaaggtaccaacggaccttggtaaaaacgccgagaattttttgtcAGTGTACCCCACCTCTAGTCTACGCAGTCTTACATTAGATACCatctaatttcacaaaaatacatAACCGTTCATTTCCACTTGACttgttttaaaatatgtttcagatttttttataagatAAATTTAATAATTGAATCAAACCCCTGTTTCCAGAATTGGTGGCCCCATGTCTCTGATCTACACGTACTTAGGCGAATTTTATAGCGAGAGGAAGCGAGCAAAAGTGATTTGCTTCGTCGCTTTGGCGATGACTCTGTCAACGTTGATTTTGCCAGGTAAACGCTCAAGTAGCGCTTTGTTTGAGTTGTAGAATGTTTGATAACACTCCACATAATCGACCGCCGGGAGCGGTGTCGATCTGATTGCACAAAAAAATCCGCCTATTTTACGCAGGAACATAAGGAATAATCCGACGAATGCTCCGAAAAATGGCAACACCGCCTGACAGATCAAATTCGTGGCTTTGGTCATTACAGACTGTCGATGATTAGAGGTTTCTACAATGAGTACCTATGATTGAAATGTTTCAACAAGCACTTACGGTTAGCAATTATTGTTGTTTCCTAAATTCATTTCATCTACTTGTTTCAGAACATAGATACTTAGAATGAGCATCAAAGtcaaattggattgcattttgcaaaaaagaaccaagagcatttccaatgttgctaggatcgTGCAACTTATATTCctcacaataaaattaccaagaccttgcaaaaaattaactaaagtaattttcgtattgaatttatagtttattgggagtaaagataaaatttttatcgatgatcagtttatatttgcaaggtaaaaaagttaCAGAATCTTAACGAAGttggaatgcttgtggttccgtcttgcaaaatgcaatccaattataaatccaatttttttttaaaagaatcgcgacttaatttcaaaatatcgcgatttttctgatgaaaaatggTACTTGGGTAGCCATTGATATGCCAATAAAAATGTCTGCTGTCTTGATACTCATCTTGGATGTTCGATCGATTCGGAGGAGCGACggtaaaatttgcaacgtcacaCGAAGTAACGGTGTCGTGCGAAATTAAGCGAAATACGGACTTGGAGGCGCCTGGAAAAACAAACGCCCGGAAGCGCCgccaaaacaaacaaaacccGCAGAAACAAAGCGGAGAAATTATACCGCGCGACATTAAAATTCTGCGTGCCGCAAAATTGCCCGTGACTTGGAATGTCAAGCAGGTTCAAAGATCTACTCTCATCTCGAACTTCTCGTCGTTTGCATCCAACAGTAGTCACGAATATCTCATCCAGATGGCGCTAATTTCTTTTCGAACATTTCTAATTCCTATCTTCAGCTAAATTCGACATGCGAATACTGGCCCCTGGAccattttgcacaaaaaaaattccgggtGCTCCGGGACCGGCAATCATACGTTTTGCCATTTTTATCGATCCTCACTCCCCTTTTCCTGAGGGCAAAAAGGTGCGGTCCAAATCGGCATGCCGATCCAGGAATATTCGGGAAACTTATGCCACAAGTTTTAGAACTATCTAATGGACAAAACATTTGAATGCCACTCCTTAAATATTTGGTATGCCTGTTCGCCGGATTCACAATTTCTACAAGAAcaaattttcttcatatttaCCTCACCAAAGTTGTATGGATGAATTTTTGGACTATATCCTCGTCTAATATCAGCAAATATCTGCTCATCAcgaattttggacgctatgctcattttgacttttcaaaaaaactatTCCTCAtcaaagtgagcatggagtcgaagatcttggacgcgatgctacattaccgtCGTTTGTATGACCGTCATCAACTCACAGATGCGTCATGTGCACGAGGCAAAGAAAATCAGCGAGGTTGACTTTTTGTCCGTTGTTTGGATGCACCGTGAGACCATGACGTCACGCAAAAACATCCGACATTCACGTTTTATAAAAAAAGTGCGCGTTGCATCGGTATGACTACCGATCACGTGTGATCTGTGTGGGTAGACGCTGCGCGGAAAATTTcgccgtgaaattttgcaaacaaTTAGGCGACACGTCCTGAAGACGCAACtgcttttttttacagaaaaacgtCTAATGAGTATTTGAAGAGTGCCAAACAATGGATAAAATATTCACTTTTAAGAAAAACTATGGgtatggacctgttgcaaactttcgcCAGAGCTacaataagagttgtttctaatGGAAAATGCCCCAAACATCACGATGAACGCATTGCCGAGGTCTAAAATGCTCTcgtaacttcacaatctgcgtaagaaatgtATGTCCTTTTAgctccccgcttcaaaaacaaaacttcggCGTAGGTGAGAGCATTTCGCAAgaagagtcgttccatccaatcCTTGCGCACTACGGCGCTACGCAAtatctaattttaaattaattgtctttccgttaaagtaagaaaaaagtaaccaaaattgtcgccccccccccccccccaggaaaGAACGTATTTACATTTCCATGTGGCAAAATGTCTGCTCTCAAACTATACTTTCACCAGGAAATTTTTGGGCACTTcgagttgaaaatttcacaatttttttctccgatttccaTCGTAAATCAGTCTTTTTCACAACAATAGCATATCATTTATCtgtaaaaaacttaaattgttGGAGAGAGtttagcaacattcgaatgcagttacgttccttcttcTCGGAAGCGACAGCTTTTGGCCGGTTACCAGCAGGCGCTCTGGTCGAAAATCGACATTAAACTAGGAAAACCTTGGAAACCCCGGAAATGACCAACTTTGGTCTTCATGTCCGTAATCATGGCGATATACCTCGTACTAAAAAACAATCTGGTGATTTCCTAACGTATGTGGACTTTCTGTCGAGAATAACTGGAGTTCCAGAAATCCAGAATAGGGCAGATATTTGCCCTTAACGACCGCCCATAcacttattattattaaattaaatatgataaattttgcaacgcctgaatactcgtgcaacttttttctttcgCACGGTAGATTTGCGAGAACTGACCGATGAAAATGACCGACGCGTTGCGACGCCTCGGAATCTGCGGCGTCGCGtcgtgtgctttgcgatacatcgattgatctgccatttaaacctgtagaaaaggatcTGTAAAGAGAGTgtttgcgacgaacaccttaaaaatctattcttttccatagcttcaaatggggaaatatcgataatcgaccattcacgcccaTCTCCAATGCTCGGAATCGCGTCTTTGAGACGAGGCCAGCGTCGCGTGCTTTTATATTTCCGATATGAACGATTAAAGATGTTTCTTTAGTAAAGAGTTCAGAGTAGTGACTACTCTGCTTGCTCTGGCGTATTATAATACTAGCTCTCGCCTCCGCTCCCGTCGAAGTCGTAAAAATTTCTCAGGTCGCCTCCCGATATTTTTAAAGCCTCATGAAATCCACTGGCGGCTTCAACAGGTGGTTCACTTTTTCCGGGGAAAGATTCCTTAGGCTTTTGGCTTTACAAAATTTTAGGTAATCTTTTTTTAAAGGGTTGTTTAGAAACACACACGCCTACCTGAACAAAtacatgtattaaaaaaaaaaaaaaaaaaaaaaaaaaacctgagaagAAATATTAAGTAGATTTTATTCAACGCTTTGACTGAGATTTTATGAGAACCAACAAAGGTTGGCTTCCTTTCATCCATTTTATCATTGATTCGTTTCTATCAGTTCAATCCACCAGTGATCCGATTCGATGATCCCGAAGCAATCATTGACGTAAGGCATATTTTCTGCAAGCTTTAGCTCCTGGCTTCTGTGTTACGAAGTTTATAATGGACCGTAGGttgatttaaatttctgaccGAACTGTTTTCTAACGCTTTAgtcaaataaaacacaaatttattgAGTTGCATTAGCTCGTAAAATCAGTCATTCTATTGATTTTGTGCTCCAATTTCTTGCAAAACTACAACCCTGATATCGAAACTTGGCTgtcttgaaaacgccttcaaatgcggcgtgatacctcacgcattccggagagttcaaatagttgtatcattgcgccgtaagaatgtgacggaagattcaAATGGAAATACCCTTCATTCAAGCTAgctttgtcgatttcctttgacattttagcagtcgtgaatgcatagttgaagtgcgctccagctagaattgtatttagcaaattggtggtttttatacgaggattaaaaataaataagtcgtacggaatataacaaaagaatatgaactatgcaaaacgataatccgagtATCGGAACTTGTGGTATCGGTTATCGGCTTTTGGTACATTTACCTGACATTCAGTCtgatcctttattttttttcgcagtGGTTGCAATGACGGTCCTACCGATCAAGATGAGTTACAAAATCGACAAATGGGAGTTCAACTCGTGGCGACTGCTGGTGGCGTGCATGGCTGTACCGAGCCTTCTCAGCGCGGTGCTCCTGTCCCTCATGCCTGAGAGCCCTCGATTCCTCTTCACGAAATCCCTCCACGAGGAATGTCTCCACGTTATCTCAAAGATGTTCGAAATGAATACCGGCAAAGACAGGGCCAGTTTCCCGGTAAGTTCCGGTCTCAGCTccaccgtgatagcgaagagagccgtgcAAAAtcttcgaaatcgagttttcttcaaaatccgTCTAAACTCTTAGATGAAATTACAGATattgagacagctaaaacagcaaaattcatcctaatttaatgaaaacgagacgtatgtaaaagccgtaagtgcacaaaaaatgacacagttttttttcaagacagccgtactccgtagatgcatgagagccaatgaaaacagtgctttccagtaaagtgccgccctcttctgccaatttctaacctgaaaatgtgtttgttgtgcgtccaaaacgcaaccacgaaagcacgcagaagatatgtatagcacttacggctgttttgccaaatactaacctagcatgaaaatgaaaaataccctttttatgtaatggaaataaaatcagtcgattattaatcatccatacgatttctataggagtcttccggacgattagtggcaatttgacaaagaacggaggcttctttcaataaaatgatcttgtcagaagcttctgagcccgttttctcaaaacttcatttttgcacttacggctctcttcattatcacggcagagctgcaggctgattattgaaatggataggTAGACAAAGTGATGTACAAAGAGGGCAAATGGAAAaggagcgaccctattggtgATTCAGGTGGTGGTTACAGACCAAGGGggcaaatgatggactaattaaagGGTCCTTCGTGGGTTTTCGTTAGTTTGCCGACTCCCTTGTCGattccaaccacccgcttccaccaataggatcgcttcatttttgcCTCATCTTCTTTATCGGTCGATTGGTCCTGGGCctgttgcacaatttttttttttcaccagagttccagggccggatttacctacttgccgcccatcgGCCGCccgtattttgccgcccccttctcattcgttttgaaacatcgataaaaaccatcaagtgaacgtgccggagggggaggggtgcataagacgcgcgcgtttacctactcgtgttgaatacattttttgcgaaagccccgtcaacactcctagcaaaatttcacggaactttgcttctCCATTTGagagaaatgaaccaaaaaattgtgaaaggaCAAACattaaatgttgaataatgactttaacctccgccgctgcgccgcgctgatcgcactgtgtttggcgcaatgcgtgaagtatttctgcagtcttgtaggcgctatgcgtttcacgccaaccgctcctgtgtttggcgcaatgggtgaagtattcatgcagtcttgtaggcgctaatatgtgttacatgccgaccgctgcgtcgagggcttttccttttcatctcaaatcctcgtcatcattcctttTCTgagctgagctccaggccaaattgcgtgtttagttcctcatcctctcttaactcgaccaattaaagatgctgtctcttgtaggTATTAccgaaaaaagacaaaattagaaattactatactctcaggaaagagaaattttgtccccttttctcattgataattttttttttctgaatccgatttcttttatacctacatttaaaaaaattgcaaaatttgccgccatgggccacggctcatgttgccacccccttaatccggccctgcagaaTTCTGGTGAATACTCCTATTATTCTGGTTATTTCTACTAAATAGTTcactactactattactactacggCTACGACGacgactactactactactactactactactactactactactactactaatactactactactattactgCTACGGctacgacgacgacgacgacgacgacgacgacgacgacgactactactactactactactactactactactactactactactactactactactactactactactactactactactactactactaataccactactactattactgctacgacgacgacgacgacgactactactactactactactactactactactactactactactactactactactatactactactactactactactactactactactactactactactactactactactactacaacCAAGTCACTCTTATAGCGCTCCTGTgcgctctgtgacacccaaccgccactgatagcgatcctgccagagagTAAATAGTATCACAATGTAAAAGTTCGGGTAGAGTTATAGTAGAGGTTaccatatttatttttttgtgccGCAAGAAAAAACCACTCTCAATTGCGCTATGACTCGGTATTTTTACCACCATTTTCCTCTTTCATCGGGAGACCGAcccatgaattttttaaaaatgttcaatgaTTTTTACCTTCCTTTGTTGAACTTCTCAGACAAATTCGTGCGACGGTCCTtcgatataaaaaaataaaatcttcgtggaaatgctgaaaaagtgcgatCGAGGTACGTTTCTTAGTGGAGGGAACGATAATTCGTCCAATTATTTCAAATAAATGGAGCAATTCTTAGTTCTCCTGAAGCAGCAACGGATGAACTCCtctgaactgaaaatttcaatatttcgaATTTACTATACTTGGATACTTTGTTTGTAAATTACTAATTTGGATACTTTCTagctttcctcttttttcccagGTTAAATCGTTCAATTCAAAGCAAAAAGTTGAGCTGATCGGCCCTGGCCAGAAGAAACTGCTTTCCTCAATAGTgtacaaaattgaaataatgtgGTCGCAGGTTTCAAAGCTGGTCAAGCCTCCGGTTCTCAATACTACAGTGCTTTGCACAACTGTCATCTTCACGAACATGGTCGGGTAAGCGTAGACTTTTACCTGCTTGCTTTTCGAATTATGCATTCGACACagggttaaggtgattcgatggactccatattttgtgtcagaacggcatgcaatatatcgcatcaattggttccattttttcagctactcgtcatttttctccaattttgagatcgcaattctgttgtcaggagactaaagcactcttttacgaattttaacaaagaaattcaacgtaataaaggacTGGTTttattagagagaaaacatcgcattcgatactgatatcgaaactgcactcgaatgcaatattttctctctaaaaaaaaccacggctttattacgtcgaatttctttgttaaaattgcggtaagtgagtgctttagtctcctgacaacagaattgcgatatcaaaattggagaaaaatgacgagtagctaaaaaaatagaaccaattgatgcgatatatcgcatgccgttttgacacaaaatatggcgtccatcgaatcaccttaagaaatCAGcagcgtggc
This window contains:
- the LOC140225517 gene encoding synaptic vesicle glycoprotein 2C isoform X1 codes for the protein MVLNYIKCFCCHQKYTWEVKGDVRIEVKEKVKGKDGVDDFGSLEYDTAIELAGVGRFHHLITFICGFTLMSCGFDVNLGGYIAPTASAVFDMNSEKIGLIHAVFLAGTISSCFFWGALADTFGRKRILVPGMFLDGVLLLLSSLSHNFSTFIVLRFLSGFIIGGPMSLIYTYLGEFYSERKRAKVICFVALAMTLSTLILPVVAMTVLPIKMSYKIDKWEFNSWRLLVACMAVPSLLSAVLLSLMPESPRFLFTKSLHEECLHVISKMFEMNTGKDRASFPVKSFNSKQKVELIGPGQKKLLSSIVYKIEIMWSQVSKLVKPPVLNTTVLCTTVIFTNMVG
- the LOC140225517 gene encoding synaptic vesicle glycoprotein 2C isoform X2 → MLVQHEKGIAKPDTGKDGVDDFGSLEYDTAIELAGVGRFHHLITFICGFTLMSCGFDVNLGGYIAPTASAVFDMNSEKIGLIHAVFLAGTISSCFFWGALADTFGRKRILVPGMFLDGVLLLLSSLSHNFSTFIVLRFLSGFIIGGPMSLIYTYLGEFYSERKRAKVICFVALAMTLSTLILPVVAMTVLPIKMSYKIDKWEFNSWRLLVACMAVPSLLSAVLLSLMPESPRFLFTKSLHEECLHVISKMFEMNTGKDRASFPVKSFNSKQKVELIGPGQKKLLSSIVYKIEIMWSQVSKLVKPPVLNTTVLCTTVIFTNMVG